From the Saccharomonospora marina XMU15 genome, the window TCACCGGTTTCGTCGGTGCGACCTCGCGCCCTTCGCCGCTCAGCATCGAGGAAGTGCTGAAGTTCCTCGCTCCGCAGGTGGAGAAGGCCGCGCCTGCCAAGCCGGGCAAGGGTGAACCCGCCGCGGCCGAGGCGCCCGCCGCGGGCGGCCCAGTCGAGGTGGACTTCGAGGTCGGCGAATCGGTCACCGTGATGGACGGCCCGTTCGCGACGCTGCCCGCGACGATCAGCGAGGTCAATGCGGACGGGCAGAAGCTGAAGGTCCTGGTGTCGATCTTCGGCCGGGAGACACCGGTCGAGTTGTCGTTCAACCAGGTCTCCAAGATCTGACGGTCGCGTAGTCGACCGGAAGGACCTCGGGCCACGGCAGGAGCTCGAGGGCGAGCGACACTGAACAGGAACGAAGAATGCCACCCAAGAAGAAGAAGCTCGCAGCGATCATCAAGCTGCAGATCCAGGCGGGCGCCGCGAACCCGGCTCCGCCGGTTGGCCCCGCGTTGGGCCAGCACGGCGTCAACATCATGGAGTTCTGCAAGGCGTACAACGCGGCGACCGAGTCGCAGCGCGGCAACGTCGTGCCGGTCGAGATCTCCGTGTTCGAGGACCGCTCGTTCGACTTCAAGCTCAAGACCCCACCGGCGGCGAAGCTGCTGCTGAAGGCCGCGGGCGTGGAGAAGGGCAGCGGCGAGCCGCACAAGAGCAAGATCGGCAAAGTCACCTGGGACCAGATCCGCGAGATCGCCGAGACGAAGAAGAGCGACCTCAACGCCAACGACTCGGACCAGGCCGCCAAGATCATCGCTGGTACCGCCCGGTCGATGGGTATCACCATCGAGTGATCTCGCGGCACCCCGCCGCAGGTGGAAGGGCCACGCGCTGACCCGTACCACAACTGATCCACTTCGACTCGTAAGGACAGAGCATGACCAAGCGCAGCAAGGCTTACCGCCAGGCCGCAGAGCTGGTCGACCGCGATCGGCTGTACACGCCGCTCGAGGCCGCCAAGCTCGCCAAGGAGACCTCCAAGATCAAAATGGACGCCACCGTGGAGGTGGCGATGCGGCTCGGCGTCGACCCCCGCAAGGCCGACCAGATGGTCCGCGGCACCGTGAACCTGCCGCACGGAACCGGAAAGACCGTCCGCGTCGTCGTCTTCGCCACCGGTGACAAGGCCGCGGAGGCCGAAGCGGCGGGCGCGGACGCGGTCGGGTCCGACGACTTGATCGAGCGCATCCAGGGTGGCTGGCTCGACTTCGACGCCGCGATCGCGACGCCGGACCAGATGGCGAAGGTGGGGCGGGTCGCCCGAATCCTCGGTCCCCGAGGCCTGATGCCGAACCCGAAGACCGGCACGGTGACGCCTGCGGTCGGCAAGGCCGTCGCCGACATCAAGGGCGGGAAGATCAGCTTCCGCGTCGACAAGCAGGCCAACCTGCACGTCGTGATCGGCAAGACGTCGTTCGAGGTCGAGAAACTCGTGGAGAACTACGCCGCGGTGCTCGACGAGGTGCTGCGGGCCAAGCCCGCCGCCGCGAAGGGCCGTTACCTGAAGAAGGTGACCTTCTCGACGACGATGGGTCCCGGTATCCAGGTCGACCCGGCACGCACGCGCAACCTCCTCAGCGAGGAAGCCGCGGCCTGAACCAGGCTGACCAAAGGGGGCGGTCGTCCTGCTCGGACGGCCGCCCCCCTTTGCTGTCAGTTGCCGGTTGTCGCCGTTGTCGGCTTCGGGCAGGTGGCCGGTCCTGGCTCGTGGCCGGTGATCAGCCACTGGCCGAACTCGACCTGGGTCACGGTGAAGACCCCGAGCGCCGGCCCGCCCTTGACGTCGAAATCGCAGGAGTCGATTCGCAGGCTGCCGGCATTGGCGTCATAACGCCGAGGGTGGATCGACTCGGCGTAGTCGTTGACGTTGGTGACCTCTGCGTGGAGTCCGAGTACCGCTTGCCTGCAGTCCGCGTAGCCGAGGTTGCTCGCGAAGCGCTGCTGGATCTGCCGGTTGTCGTTGTCGAAGCGGCCGCAAGCGTCGGCGATGAGCGGTGTGTTCGTGCGGGGGTCCGTCTGTGCGATGGCGTCGTAGACACTGCGCACCGCCTCGTGCGGCTCCTTCGACAGCAGTTCGTTGGTCTTGTAGGTGCCGCCGCCCATCTTGGCGGCCGACTCGCTGCTGTTGTCGTCGTCCCCGCCGATGAAGTAGTTGTAGGCCCAGGTGAGTGCGATGGCGAGCAGGATGAAGAAGATCAGCCAGCCGAGTAGCTTCTTGCCGAGCCAGCGCAGCCAGCCGGGAACCTTGCTGCCCGTCGGCGGAGGCTGAGGGACGAGATCCTGTGTCCCGGTGGGGAGGAGTGACTGCTGCCCGTGCTGGGTGAGTTCGGTGCCGATCTGTCGCTGTGCTCGCTGCGCCTCCTGGAACCGTAGGAACTGCTGGAACTGCTGGAACTGCTCGAACTGGCGCAGTTGTTCCGGGTCGGGGTGCTGCGGCGCGGCGTCCTGGACAGGCCCCACTTCGGCGCCTGCCTGCGGTTCGGGGTCGTGCCGTCCGTCGGGTCGCTGCTCAGCCACGTGACCCATGATGCCTGCTCGCGCACTCCCCGTGGTGCCGCCGACCGCGTTTCGCGGGCAAACTGTCGTGGGCTCACCGCGGTTTGCCCGCGAAACGCGCTTTGTAGGGGCCTGCGGGGGAGGGGGTTGGTGGTCACGTATGCTGGTTCGCGGTTCTACCGAAGACCGCTGGTCGTCCTCGCGCAGGCGCGCGAGGAACGAAGGTCCCGCAGACGACGGGCGACCCGCGCAGGAGGACGAGGCTTGCACGCGGCCCACGCCGCGTTCTCACGACGCCCCGCGCCTGCTGCGCCGGGGCGTTTCGTCGTATTTGGGGGGTCCGGACCGCCGGCGGTCGCCAACGCCAAGAGAGGAGGCGACCATGGCGAAGCCCGACAAGGTGGCGGCCGTCGCCGAGATCGCGGACCGGTTCCGCAACAGCTCGGCAACGGTTGTCACCGAGTACACCGGCCTCTCCGTCTCACAGCTCAGCGAGCTGCGCCGCGCTCTCGGCAACACCGCCAAGTACCGGGTCGCGAAGAACACCCTCGTCAAGCGTGCCGCCGAGGACGCTGGCATCGAGGGTCTCGACGAGCTCTTCATCGGTCCCACCGCCATCGCCTTCGTGGAGGGCGAGCCGGTCGAGGCCGCGAAGGCACTCAAGAACTTCGCGAAGGACCACAACGCCCTCGTCATCAAGGGCGGCTACATGGACGGCAGGCCGCTCACGGTCGCCGAGATCGAGCGACTCGCCGATCTGGAAAGCCGTGAGGTGCTGCTCGCCAAGGCCGCCGGCGCGATGAAGGCGAAGCTGTCCCAGGCCGCTGCGCTGTTCCAGGCTCCGGCATCCCAGGTCGCGCGCCTGGCTGCCGCCCTGGAGGACAAGCGCAAGTCCGAGGGCGGCGAAGGCGAAGCTGCCGAGAGCTGACATTCAGACACATCAATCCCCGATCCGGGCCCGATCAAGGAAGGAACGCCACCATGGCGAAGCTGAGCACCGACGAACTGCTTGACGCGTTCAAGGAACTGACCCTGCTCGAACTGTCCGAGTTCGTCAAGAAGTTCGAGGAGACCTTCGACGTCACCGCCGCCGCTCCCGCGGCCGTCGTCGCCGCCCCCGGTGGCGCCGGCGAGGGCGCGGCACCCGCCGAGGAGGAGAAGGACGAGTTCGACGTCATCCTCGAGGGCGCGGGCGACAAGAAGATCCAGGTCATCAAGGTCGTTCGTGAGATCGTCTCCGGCCTCGGCCTGAAGGAGGCCAAGGAGATGGTCGAGGGCGCGCCGAAGCCGCTGCTCGAGAAGGTCGACAAGGAGGCCGCGGACGCCGCCAAGGAGAAGCTCGAAGCGGCAGGCGCGAGCGTCTCCGTCAAGTGAGCTGAGCGCCACCCGCGCGATCGCGAGGGCGGGCACCGGGAACGATCATCCCGGTGCCCGCCCTTTTCGTGTGTCACCCACGTGCGTTACCTTGCTCCACGGTCGACGCCGCCTGATGCGGTGTCCGCCATTTTTGAACTGGCGAGTAACCTGTGCGCCCTCAACTCGTTGCATGTGGTTGACGCAGGGCTTCGGGGCATACCGCCGCGAATGAGCTCCGGGAGGTGCGATGGGTGCCGAGGTGGTCATCGAAGGTCTGACCAAATCCTTCGGTAAGCAGGCCATCTGGCGGGATGTCACGTTGACGCTGCCGCCTGGCGAAGTGTCGGTGATGCTCGGTCCTTCGGGTACGGGCAAATCGGTCTTCCTGAAGTCGATGATCGGGCTGTTGAAGCCTGATCGGGGAAAGTGCGTCATCAACGGCGTCGACATCGTGAAATGCTCCGAGCACAAGCTCTACGAGATCCGGAAACTGTTCGGCGTGCTGTTCCAGGACGGCGCGCTGTTCGGTTCCATGAACCTCTACGACAACGTCGCCTTCCCACTTCGTGAGCACACCAAGAAATCCGAGACCGAGATCCGCAAGATCGTTCTCGAGAAGCTCGAAATGACCGGCTTGTCCGGAACCGAAAAGAAGCTACCGGGCGAGATCTCCGGCGGTATGCGCAAGCGGGCAGGTCTGGCTCGTGCCTTGGTGCTCGATCCGGAGATCATCCTGTGTGACGAGCCGGACTCGGGTCTGGACCCGGTGCGCACCGCCTACATCTCGCAGTTGCTGGTCGACCTGAACTCCCAGATCGACGCCACGATCCTCATCGTCACCCACAACATCAACGTGGCGCGGACCGTGCCCGACAACATCGGCATGCTCTACCGCAAGGAGCTGGTGATGTTCGGGCCCCGTGAGGTGTTGCTGACCAGCGACGAGCCCGCCGTCGAGCAGTTCCTCAACGGCAGCAGGCTCGGGCCCATCGGCATGAGCGAGGAGAAGGACTCCGCGCAGATGGCCAGGGAGCAGGCGCACGTCGACGCCGGTCACCACGACGGCTCCACAGAGGACATGCGTGGCATCGTGCCGCAGTTGCAGCCGACGCCCGGGCTGCCCGAACGCAAGGCCGTGCGCCGCCGCAAGGACCGTGTCATGCAGATTCTGCACACCCTGCCGCCCGCGGCGCAGGAGGCCATTCTGAAGTCGCTCACCCCGGAGGACAGGCTGCGCTACGGCGTGCAACCCGGCCACTACGTCGGTGCCCACCGCGGCCAGCTGCCCACAGAGGCGGTCGCGCAGGTGCCTCGCTCCGGCTGGCGAGACCCGCAGCCGATGGTGGACGATCCCACCCGGCAGCGGCCCGGGCACCAGCAGGGACACTCATGACCTCACCGGCCTCGGCGGCCAGGGTCCCCGGCGCTGGCATGTTGCGAGAGACCGGCAAGCTGTTCGCGCTCGGCCTCGACGTCGCGCGGGGGATCTTCCAGCGGCCGTTCCAGTTGCGGGAGTTCATCCAGCAGTCCTGGTTCATAGCCAGCGTCACGATCCTGCCGACGGCACTCGTCGCCATCCCGTTCGGCGCGGTCATCTCGTTGCAGTTCGGTTCGCTTGCCAAGCAACTGGGCGCGCAGTCCTACACCGGCGCAGGCAGCGTGCTGGCCACCGTGCAGCAGGCGAGCCCGCTGGTGACCGCGTTGCTCGTCGCGGGCGCGGGCGGCTCCGCCATCTGTGCCGACATCGGAGCGCGTACGATCCGCGAGGAGATCGACGCCATGGAGGTGCTCGGCGTCTCCGCGGTGCAACGGCTCGTGGTGCCAAGGGTGCTCGCGGCGATGCTCGTCGCCATGCTGCTCAACGGCATGGTCAGCGTGATCGGTGTGCTTGGTGGCT encodes:
- the rplA gene encoding 50S ribosomal protein L1 encodes the protein MTKRSKAYRQAAELVDRDRLYTPLEAAKLAKETSKIKMDATVEVAMRLGVDPRKADQMVRGTVNLPHGTGKTVRVVVFATGDKAAEAEAAGADAVGSDDLIERIQGGWLDFDAAIATPDQMAKVGRVARILGPRGLMPNPKTGTVTPAVGKAVADIKGGKISFRVDKQANLHVVIGKTSFEVEKLVENYAAVLDEVLRAKPAAAKGRYLKKVTFSTTMGPGIQVDPARTRNLLSEEAAA
- the rplK gene encoding 50S ribosomal protein L11, with product MPPKKKKLAAIIKLQIQAGAANPAPPVGPALGQHGVNIMEFCKAYNAATESQRGNVVPVEISVFEDRSFDFKLKTPPAAKLLLKAAGVEKGSGEPHKSKIGKVTWDQIREIAETKKSDLNANDSDQAAKIIAGTARSMGITIE
- a CDS encoding MlaE family ABC transporter permease, with amino-acid sequence MTSPASAARVPGAGMLRETGKLFALGLDVARGIFQRPFQLREFIQQSWFIASVTILPTALVAIPFGAVISLQFGSLAKQLGAQSYTGAGSVLATVQQASPLVTALLVAGAGGSAICADIGARTIREEIDAMEVLGVSAVQRLVVPRVLAAMLVAMLLNGMVSVIGVLGGYFFNVVLQDGTPGAYLASFSALAQLPDLWVGEIKALVFGFIAAVVAAYRGLNPPPGPKGVGDAVNQSVVITFLLLFVVNFVITLIYLQIVPAKLD
- the rplL gene encoding 50S ribosomal protein L7/L12, encoding MAKLSTDELLDAFKELTLLELSEFVKKFEETFDVTAAAPAAVVAAPGGAGEGAAPAEEEKDEFDVILEGAGDKKIQVIKVVREIVSGLGLKEAKEMVEGAPKPLLEKVDKEAADAAKEKLEAAGASVSVK
- a CDS encoding ABC transporter ATP-binding protein, which produces MGAEVVIEGLTKSFGKQAIWRDVTLTLPPGEVSVMLGPSGTGKSVFLKSMIGLLKPDRGKCVINGVDIVKCSEHKLYEIRKLFGVLFQDGALFGSMNLYDNVAFPLREHTKKSETEIRKIVLEKLEMTGLSGTEKKLPGEISGGMRKRAGLARALVLDPEIILCDEPDSGLDPVRTAYISQLLVDLNSQIDATILIVTHNINVARTVPDNIGMLYRKELVMFGPREVLLTSDEPAVEQFLNGSRLGPIGMSEEKDSAQMAREQAHVDAGHHDGSTEDMRGIVPQLQPTPGLPERKAVRRRKDRVMQILHTLPPAAQEAILKSLTPEDRLRYGVQPGHYVGAHRGQLPTEAVAQVPRSGWRDPQPMVDDPTRQRPGHQQGHS
- the rplJ gene encoding 50S ribosomal protein L10 produces the protein MAKPDKVAAVAEIADRFRNSSATVVTEYTGLSVSQLSELRRALGNTAKYRVAKNTLVKRAAEDAGIEGLDELFIGPTAIAFVEGEPVEAAKALKNFAKDHNALVIKGGYMDGRPLTVAEIERLADLESREVLLAKAAGAMKAKLSQAAALFQAPASQVARLAAALEDKRKSEGGEGEAAES